One window of Streptomyces sp. NBC_00273 genomic DNA carries:
- a CDS encoding MFS transporter encodes MESPALLTLAEHPTTAPPLATYGAVLGSRHVVRLLGGTLIGRLPNSMVPVGLVLWITGDGGSLAFAGMLAALYGLASGLSQPVKGRLMDRYGQTRVSTPAVLLNAGCLSALPLIRACGHPAAVTAVVGLAGLVTPPLEAGLRALWPTVLPDFGRRRVVQALDTGSQGLLYIAGPLLASWLATTHGPDTALAATAALGLVGTTVVLTSAPSQTWRPAAGVAERGRLMSAGLVLLFTALAGTGFAFGAMNVWAAGMAGTHGQAMLCGLLPAVFSTGSFLGSLIYARRAWPGTTKSQLIATSALFLLGWTPLLAQPGPGTAFALTAIPGLFFTLIITNGFHTVDALASASRSTEGYAWLILSVGTGQAAGTALAASLAAHPDVLAALPAGGAATALTVLVLARRKLGPDRRLGRHRRPRQQGHPRRTPPPTRWRAAATRSLLSASTGFERALRALAGHARGNRRRHRRAPQNAQRRHEFPLGIGRFVAAYHHSMTRNARSLRQQAPVRE; translated from the coding sequence ATGGAAAGCCCTGCCCTGTTGACCCTGGCCGAACACCCGACCACTGCCCCGCCGCTCGCCACGTACGGCGCCGTACTGGGCAGCCGCCACGTCGTCCGCCTGCTCGGCGGCACCCTGATCGGGCGCCTGCCCAACTCCATGGTTCCCGTGGGGCTCGTTCTGTGGATCACCGGCGACGGGGGGTCTCTGGCCTTCGCCGGAATGCTCGCCGCCCTCTACGGGCTGGCGTCCGGGCTGTCCCAGCCGGTCAAGGGCAGGCTGATGGACCGCTACGGTCAAACCCGTGTGTCGACACCGGCGGTGCTGCTCAACGCCGGCTGCCTGTCAGCGCTCCCCTTGATCCGCGCATGCGGGCACCCCGCGGCGGTGACCGCGGTCGTCGGGCTCGCGGGTCTGGTCACACCGCCGCTGGAGGCAGGGCTGCGGGCGCTGTGGCCGACAGTTCTGCCTGACTTCGGGCGGCGCCGCGTCGTACAAGCCCTTGACACCGGCTCGCAGGGACTCCTCTACATCGCTGGCCCCCTGCTCGCCTCGTGGCTGGCGACCACGCACGGGCCCGACACCGCCTTGGCCGCGACCGCCGCCCTCGGGCTGGTGGGCACGACGGTCGTGCTGACCTCCGCACCTTCGCAGACCTGGCGTCCAGCCGCCGGGGTGGCCGAAAGAGGGCGGCTGATGAGCGCCGGCCTGGTCCTGCTGTTCACCGCGCTGGCAGGAACGGGGTTCGCGTTCGGAGCGATGAACGTGTGGGCCGCAGGCATGGCCGGCACCCATGGGCAGGCCATGCTCTGCGGGCTGCTTCCCGCCGTGTTCTCCACCGGCAGCTTCCTGGGCAGCCTGATCTACGCCCGCCGGGCATGGCCCGGTACGACCAAGTCCCAACTCATCGCCACCAGCGCCCTGTTCCTCCTGGGCTGGACGCCACTGCTGGCCCAGCCCGGACCCGGCACGGCCTTCGCCCTCACGGCGATCCCGGGGCTGTTCTTCACCTTGATCATCACGAACGGCTTCCACACCGTGGACGCTCTCGCCTCCGCCTCCCGCAGCACCGAGGGGTACGCCTGGCTGATCCTGTCGGTCGGCACCGGGCAGGCGGCCGGAACCGCGCTCGCCGCATCCCTCGCCGCCCACCCCGACGTTCTCGCCGCGCTCCCCGCCGGCGGCGCCGCCACCGCGCTGACCGTCCTCGTCCTCGCCCGCCGCAAGCTCGGCCCAGACCGTCGCCTCGGCCGCCACCGGCGTCCCCGGCAACAAGGACATCCTCGCCGGACGCCGCCACCGACTCGATGGCGAGCGGCGGCCACGCGCTCCCTGCTCTCGGCATCGACCGGCTTTGAAAGGGCGCTACGCGCCCTGGCCGGTCACGCTCGAGGGAATCGACGTCGCCACAGGCGAGCGCCGCAGAACGCACAACGGCGGCACGAGTTCCCGCTCGGCATCGGACGGTTCGTGGCGGCGTACCACCACTCCATGACCCGCAACGCACGATCACTGCGGCAACAGGCCCCGGTCCGCGAGTGA
- a CDS encoding DUF4241 domain-containing protein translates to MPETTYVTFEESWDAASRTGGRALSPAEARARDAAGLPYAVIYRVPGREVPLGVRMVAWQAGILDSWAYDEHGRRTAEAELRLRTDEGRLLIRRLLVRRYPDARTAEFDVHCPRTAVELSDGGTARISHQPEGMRGASLEAEVAVAEEHLWTARPGFDDWPALPVEDTLPDWVAAELVRAASEWRREPSRLLASADFDRAFRPGTHTAGVTVLDSAPCGSVRVPSGVLAVACPRSWDEVPGITVAVPPGTYPLKAALVEVADRGYGPYKEVTAVRLQICDAPVAAWEMALGPGDDTLQLRAGEAFGFDTDGATGAFGDAGVWQDLRDLLERAHRPGSPEADKLASSAAGMHLDGGGLGADLAVFYTGGDGVYPVWVGRSASGEVVCVDVRTAFERDLEA, encoded by the coding sequence ATGCCTGAGACGACGTACGTGACCTTCGAGGAGTCCTGGGACGCGGCATCCCGTACCGGTGGTCGTGCGCTGTCCCCCGCGGAGGCGCGCGCCCGGGATGCCGCTGGCCTTCCGTACGCGGTGATCTACCGTGTGCCGGGTCGCGAAGTCCCGCTCGGGGTGCGGATGGTGGCATGGCAGGCCGGCATCCTGGATTCCTGGGCGTACGACGAGCACGGCCGCCGGACCGCCGAGGCCGAGCTGCGGCTGCGAACCGACGAGGGGCGGCTGTTGATCCGGCGCCTGCTCGTGCGGCGGTACCCGGACGCGCGGACGGCGGAGTTCGATGTGCACTGCCCTCGGACGGCGGTGGAGCTTTCAGACGGCGGTACCGCGCGTATCTCGCACCAGCCTGAGGGCATGCGGGGTGCCTCCCTGGAGGCGGAAGTGGCGGTGGCCGAGGAGCACCTGTGGACGGCCCGCCCCGGCTTCGACGACTGGCCGGCGCTCCCGGTCGAGGACACGCTGCCGGACTGGGTCGCCGCAGAGCTGGTCCGCGCGGCGTCCGAGTGGCGCCGGGAGCCCTCCCGGCTGCTCGCGTCCGCCGACTTCGACCGGGCCTTCCGGCCCGGCACCCACACGGCCGGGGTGACGGTCCTCGATTCGGCCCCGTGCGGCAGTGTGCGCGTGCCGAGTGGGGTGCTGGCGGTGGCTTGCCCGCGGAGCTGGGACGAGGTGCCGGGGATCACGGTGGCCGTGCCGCCGGGCACGTACCCGCTGAAGGCGGCCTTGGTTGAGGTCGCAGACAGAGGATATGGGCCCTACAAGGAGGTCACGGCCGTCCGGCTGCAGATCTGTGACGCCCCCGTGGCGGCCTGGGAGATGGCACTCGGGCCGGGTGACGACACGCTCCAGCTCCGTGCCGGAGAAGCCTTTGGCTTCGACACGGACGGGGCAACGGGCGCCTTCGGCGACGCCGGGGTCTGGCAGGACCTGCGGGACTTGCTGGAGCGGGCTCACCGGCCGGGTTCCCCGGAGGCCGACAAGCTCGCCAGCTCCGCAGCCGGCATGCACCTCGACGGCGGCGGCCTGGGCGCGGACCTGGCGGTCTTCTACACGGGCGGCGACGGCGTCTACCCGGTTTGGGTGGGCCGGTCCGCCTCTGGAGAGGTCGTCTGCGTCGACGTACGGACAGCCTTTGAGCGGGACCTCGAGGCGTGA
- a CDS encoding DUF4241 domain-containing protein, whose protein sequence is MPGARLGVRADDPATFVEVVEVEKVTTIRVPSGRLIVDSPWSEDRGREIVARVPPGTYRVEAAWTEAPYEHGGEYFDGRECAATRLCVSDDPVIVWEAGVGVNDDIGDADVAAAGFHSDSEAMGAIADAEAWEALTAPFHRFRQATASWGTTPAPDRDTEDLSGGWFEKSSNEGCKADLIAFDVAEGWAPVWIGRTRTGAVASILVPGQMATSALA, encoded by the coding sequence GTGCCCGGCGCGCGTCTTGGGGTGCGCGCCGACGACCCTGCGACGTTCGTCGAGGTGGTCGAGGTGGAGAAAGTCACCACGATCCGTGTCCCCAGTGGTCGGTTGATCGTCGATTCTCCCTGGTCCGAGGACCGTGGGCGCGAGATCGTGGCCCGCGTTCCCCCGGGCACGTACCGCGTCGAGGCGGCTTGGACGGAGGCGCCGTACGAGCACGGCGGCGAGTACTTCGACGGACGGGAATGTGCCGCCACCCGCTTGTGCGTCAGTGACGACCCGGTGATCGTCTGGGAGGCGGGTGTAGGGGTGAACGACGACATCGGGGATGCGGACGTCGCGGCAGCCGGGTTCCACTCTGACAGCGAGGCCATGGGAGCCATCGCCGACGCCGAGGCCTGGGAAGCGCTGACGGCACCATTCCACCGATTCCGACAGGCCACAGCCTCGTGGGGAACGACGCCCGCCCCCGACCGGGACACCGAGGACCTTAGCGGCGGCTGGTTCGAGAAGAGCAGCAACGAGGGGTGCAAGGCCGACCTCATCGCGTTTGACGTCGCCGAGGGATGGGCCCCGGTCTGGATCGGGCGCACCAGGACCGGCGCCGTGGCCTCGATCCTCGTGCCGGGCCAGATGGCCACCAGCGCCCTGGCCTGA
- a CDS encoding DUF1963 domain-containing protein — protein MGMPSSAPVPMVPVVQIFHADVPSGGVVPFPLGRDVLQVLWCPFNHLSPASPWPVVLWRDSASVRAVLPTPAADPEADDWHVPAPCVVHPERVTEYPSWDLPEDLTDKWQEDFHRLEEAAPLLSYATHLAEAPGTKLGGYPSWFTAPGDTDCKQCGRPMDHLLTVTSHESDGASWRTWLPAEDRDEDGRRAVPLDPTGLDLGSGGAVYVFECRSCPNRPFTHWYDSS, from the coding sequence ATGGGCATGCCGAGCAGCGCGCCGGTGCCGATGGTGCCGGTCGTGCAGATCTTCCACGCGGACGTACCGTCCGGCGGCGTGGTGCCCTTCCCCCTCGGCAGGGATGTTCTGCAAGTCCTGTGGTGCCCGTTCAATCACCTTTCCCCGGCCTCACCATGGCCCGTGGTCCTCTGGCGCGACTCCGCATCCGTACGGGCCGTCCTCCCGACACCGGCAGCCGACCCGGAGGCCGACGACTGGCATGTGCCGGCGCCGTGCGTGGTCCACCCCGAGCGGGTGACGGAGTATCCGTCATGGGATCTACCGGAAGACCTGACCGACAAGTGGCAGGAGGACTTCCACCGGCTGGAGGAGGCGGCTCCGCTCCTGTCGTACGCCACCCACCTCGCCGAGGCGCCGGGCACGAAACTCGGCGGATACCCATCCTGGTTCACCGCACCAGGCGACACCGACTGCAAGCAATGCGGCCGACCGATGGACCACCTGCTCACCGTGACCAGCCACGAGAGTGACGGCGCCTCGTGGCGCACGTGGCTCCCGGCGGAGGACCGGGACGAAGACGGCCGCCGAGCCGTCCCTCTCGACCCCACCGGGCTCGACCTGGGCAGCGGGGGTGCGGTGTACGTCTTCGAATGCCGGTCCTGCCCGAACCGCCCCTTCACCCACTGGTACGACTCAAGCTGA
- a CDS encoding phage baseplate protein yields the protein MYYLTGDAYPGDGTPTGDGNTYVTTVDIKTGTVTQGPVLTKAGSTLHHREPEGLAIYRTDAGEARLFIGFTTGVEGDRRSSIFYKNALV from the coding sequence ATGTACTACCTGACGGGTGACGCGTACCCCGGCGACGGCACCCCCACCGGCGACGGCAACACCTACGTCACCACCGTCGACATCAAGACGGGCACCGTGACGCAGGGCCCCGTCCTCACCAAGGCCGGCTCCACCCTCCACCACCGCGAGCCCGAGGGCCTGGCGATCTACCGCACCGACGCCGGCGAGGCCCGACTCTTCATCGGCTTCACCACCGGCGTGGAGGGTGACCGGCGCTCCAGCATCTTCTACAAGAACGCGCTGGTCTGA
- a CDS encoding MMPL family transporter, with the protein MSEGLTLKNAPRWARWIVPLALLIVWLGIGGTLGPYAGKLGEVATNDQAAFLPRNAESTQVLEARKAFETSPSIPAVIIWTADGKGVSAGQQEAATQAVGGLAGRHGIAAPPSPAVVSGDSRALQAVVPLATDLGEEVPAVLEEVRQAAQRVPGTTVQIAGPAASQADLSDAFAGIDGLLLGVALGAVLLILLLVYRSVLLPLVIIISSVFALGLACAVVYALADRGAVRVDGQVQGILSILVIGAATDYALLLAARFREELARQGDRAKAAVAAVRRSAGAITASAATVALGLLALLASDLTNNRALGPVGAIGIVCSVIATLTFLPAALMLLGRAAYWPATPKPADATVEGHGVWRRIAQLIDHAPRRVWVSTTLLLAVLAGFSSMLSSKGVPLDEIFVNDAPSVSAQQTLARHFPGGSGNPAVVITDAGRVAQVRAAAESTDGVDAVTPVTASGRPGTGDPLVVDGRVRLDATLEAAADSDAAKETVQRLRERLHAVPGANALVGGYTAQQYDTQQTSARDRAVIVPVVLGIILLILIVLLRSVLVPVLLVATVALNFLATLGVSALVFEHLLGFSGTDASVPLYGFVFLVALGVDYNIFLMSRVREEALVLGTRQGVLRGLTTTGGVITSAGVVLAATFAALMVIPLAFLVQIAFIVAFGVLLDTLVVRSLLVPALVIDIGPRAWWPSALARPAAPAGQHDAPAQRQSRP; encoded by the coding sequence ATGAGCGAGGGGCTCACCTTGAAGAACGCACCGCGCTGGGCCCGCTGGATCGTGCCGCTCGCGCTGTTGATCGTGTGGCTCGGCATCGGCGGGACGCTGGGACCGTACGCGGGGAAGCTGGGCGAGGTCGCCACCAACGACCAGGCGGCATTCCTGCCGCGCAACGCCGAGTCCACACAGGTTCTAGAAGCCCGCAAGGCGTTCGAGACGTCGCCTTCCATCCCGGCCGTCATCATCTGGACGGCGGACGGCAAGGGTGTCAGCGCCGGACAGCAGGAGGCCGCCACGCAGGCGGTCGGCGGTCTCGCCGGCAGGCACGGCATCGCCGCTCCGCCCTCTCCGGCCGTCGTGTCCGGCGACAGCCGGGCACTCCAGGCCGTCGTGCCGCTGGCCACCGACCTGGGCGAGGAGGTCCCGGCAGTCCTGGAAGAGGTACGGCAGGCGGCGCAGCGGGTACCGGGGACCACGGTCCAGATCGCCGGTCCCGCAGCCAGCCAGGCGGACCTGTCCGACGCGTTCGCCGGCATCGACGGACTGCTGCTCGGCGTGGCCCTGGGAGCGGTGCTACTGATCCTGCTCCTGGTCTACCGCAGCGTCCTACTGCCCCTGGTGATCATCATCAGTTCGGTGTTCGCCCTCGGTCTGGCCTGCGCCGTGGTCTACGCTCTGGCCGACCGCGGCGCGGTCCGTGTGGACGGCCAGGTCCAGGGAATCCTGTCCATCCTGGTCATCGGGGCCGCGACCGACTACGCCCTGCTCCTGGCAGCTCGCTTCCGGGAGGAACTCGCCCGGCAGGGCGACCGCGCGAAGGCCGCGGTGGCTGCCGTGCGCCGGTCTGCCGGGGCCATCACCGCCAGCGCGGCCACCGTGGCCCTGGGCCTTCTGGCGCTGCTGGCGAGCGACCTCACGAACAACCGCGCCTTGGGACCGGTCGGTGCCATCGGCATCGTCTGCTCGGTGATCGCCACTCTCACCTTCCTGCCTGCCGCTCTGATGCTGCTGGGCCGGGCCGCCTACTGGCCCGCCACCCCCAAGCCCGCCGATGCCACCGTCGAGGGCCACGGCGTGTGGCGGCGCATCGCCCAGCTGATCGACCACGCGCCGCGGCGCGTGTGGGTATCCACCACACTGCTGCTCGCGGTACTCGCCGGGTTCTCTTCCATGTTGTCGTCCAAGGGCGTGCCGCTGGACGAGATCTTCGTCAACGACGCCCCTTCGGTCAGTGCCCAGCAGACCCTGGCACGGCACTTCCCCGGCGGATCCGGCAATCCCGCCGTCGTCATCACCGATGCCGGCCGCGTCGCGCAAGTGCGCGCTGCGGCCGAGTCCACAGACGGCGTTGACGCCGTCACCCCGGTCACCGCGAGCGGCCGACCGGGCACGGGGGATCCCCTTGTCGTGGACGGCCGGGTGCGGTTGGACGCCACGCTCGAGGCTGCCGCCGACAGCGATGCCGCGAAGGAGACGGTCCAGCGGCTGCGCGAGCGTCTGCACGCGGTCCCGGGGGCCAACGCACTGGTCGGTGGCTACACCGCCCAGCAGTACGACACCCAGCAGACCTCCGCGCGCGACCGCGCCGTGATCGTCCCGGTCGTCCTGGGCATCATCCTGCTGATCCTGATCGTGCTCCTGCGCTCCGTGCTCGTGCCCGTCCTGCTCGTCGCGACCGTCGCCCTCAACTTCCTCGCGACGCTGGGCGTGTCCGCCCTCGTCTTCGAACACCTGCTGGGCTTCAGCGGAACTGACGCCTCCGTCCCGCTCTACGGGTTCGTGTTCCTGGTCGCCCTGGGCGTCGATTACAACATCTTCCTCATGTCCCGCGTCCGCGAGGAAGCCCTTGTCCTGGGCACCCGCCAGGGCGTCCTGCGCGGACTCACCACCACGGGAGGCGTGATCACCTCCGCCGGCGTGGTCCTCGCCGCGACCTTCGCCGCACTGATGGTGATCCCCCTCGCCTTCCTCGTCCAGATCGCCTTCATCGTCGCCTTCGGCGTCCTCCTCGACACCCTCGTCGTGCGCTCACTGCTGGTACCGGCGCTGGTCATCGACATCGGCCCGCGCGCCTGGTGGCCCAGCGCACTCGCCCGGCCAGCCGCACCAGCCGGGCAGCACGACGCGCCAGCACAACGGCAAAGCCGACCCTGA
- a CDS encoding NAD(P)/FAD-dependent oxidoreductase has translation MAEAQDDRHDVVVIGAGAAGLACASDLAAAGLRVRLLEAEDTVGGRIRTDRVAGFTIDHGFQVFNTSYPQVRRRFDLPALFLRPFTPGVLVHSDGGRLRLADPTRRPRDGIGLLTGGRVKPRDLLAFGALSAHAMLAPASRVRARPDVTTRTALADAGFSEDFVETFFRPFLSGVFLEDSLETSARFFHLVWRSMLRGTLCLPRDGIGAVPAQLAAGLPQSMLRTLSPVSALTPTGVACRDGEVRARAVVVATGANAAARLLPGLEPPVGRTVTTLYHAVERSPLTEPTLLVDARRRFLNTCVLTEVQPGYSRDGRSLVSTSVLGAPAPAEEAAVLSALAEAYGVDTGTWEPVHRVTVRNALPAMHPPMPLTRTTRFAPGRYVCGDHRATGSLQGALASGARAAREVLTDLRPAGAP, from the coding sequence ATGGCCGAGGCACAGGACGACCGGCACGACGTGGTGGTCATTGGTGCGGGAGCCGCTGGACTGGCATGCGCCTCGGACCTCGCTGCGGCCGGCCTGCGGGTGCGTCTGCTGGAGGCCGAGGACACCGTCGGCGGCCGCATCCGCACCGACCGGGTCGCGGGCTTCACCATCGACCACGGCTTCCAGGTGTTCAACACCAGCTACCCGCAGGTCAGGCGCCGCTTCGACCTGCCCGCTCTCTTCTTGCGGCCGTTCACGCCCGGCGTGCTGGTCCACAGCGACGGCGGGAGGCTTCGACTCGCCGATCCCACGCGGCGCCCACGCGACGGCATCGGTCTCCTCACCGGCGGGCGGGTCAAGCCGCGCGACCTGCTCGCCTTCGGCGCCCTGTCGGCCCACGCCATGCTCGCACCCGCCTCCCGCGTGCGGGCCCGACCCGACGTCACCACCCGCACGGCCCTGGCCGACGCGGGCTTCTCCGAAGACTTCGTCGAAACGTTCTTCCGGCCCTTCCTGTCAGGGGTATTCCTGGAGGACTCCCTGGAGACCTCCGCCCGCTTCTTCCACCTTGTCTGGCGCAGCATGCTGCGCGGCACGCTCTGCCTCCCCCGCGACGGCATCGGCGCCGTCCCGGCTCAACTAGCCGCCGGGCTGCCCCAGAGCATGTTGCGCACCCTGTCGCCGGTCTCCGCGCTGACGCCAACGGGGGTGGCGTGCCGAGACGGGGAAGTGCGGGCACGGGCCGTCGTCGTCGCCACCGGAGCCAACGCCGCGGCACGCCTGCTGCCCGGCCTCGAGCCGCCTGTGGGGCGGACCGTGACGACCCTTTACCACGCGGTCGAACGTTCTCCCCTCACGGAACCCACCCTGCTGGTCGACGCACGCCGCAGGTTCCTGAACACGTGCGTCCTGACCGAGGTCCAGCCCGGCTACTCCCGTGACGGGCGGAGTCTGGTGTCGACCTCCGTGCTCGGTGCCCCCGCCCCGGCGGAAGAGGCCGCCGTGCTCTCCGCACTCGCCGAGGCGTACGGCGTGGACACGGGAACCTGGGAGCCGGTGCACCGCGTGACGGTACGCAACGCCCTGCCCGCCATGCACCCGCCGATGCCGCTCACCCGGACCACCCGCTTCGCACCGGGCCGCTATGTCTGCGGGGACCACCGCGCGACGGGCTCGCTCCAGGGGGCACTCGCCTCGGGGGCGAGGGCGGCCCGCGAGGTGCTCACCGACCTCAGGCCGGCGGGAGCGCCCTGA
- a CDS encoding MarR family winged helix-turn-helix transcriptional regulator — translation MRDTDSPLPSLPADDPIGLQSFAVLLRRMNAEFNRIAQEFAHSQGLHLTDVQALIAVLDATDGEEAGPMTPGRLRKQMNLTSGAMTACLDRLEKAGHIRRVRAVDDRRVVHLHYAEAAKQVAREYFRPLARGTDAARKDFTGEELHVVVRFLAEMNRQLALVGR, via the coding sequence ATGCGCGACACCGACAGCCCCTTGCCCTCACTTCCGGCCGACGACCCGATCGGGTTGCAGTCCTTCGCCGTCTTGCTGCGCCGGATGAACGCAGAGTTCAATCGCATCGCGCAGGAGTTCGCCCACTCCCAGGGCCTGCACCTCACTGACGTCCAGGCCCTCATCGCCGTTCTGGACGCGACCGACGGCGAAGAGGCCGGCCCCATGACTCCGGGTCGGCTCCGCAAGCAGATGAACCTCACGTCCGGCGCCATGACCGCATGCCTGGACCGACTGGAGAAGGCCGGCCACATCCGCCGCGTCCGGGCAGTCGACGACCGCCGGGTGGTCCACCTGCACTACGCCGAAGCAGCCAAGCAGGTCGCCCGGGAGTACTTCCGCCCACTGGCTCGCGGTACGGACGCCGCCCGCAAGGACTTCACCGGCGAAGAACTCCACGTGGTGGTGCGCTTCCTCGCTGAGATGAACCGACAGCTCGCCCTCGTGGGGCGATGA
- a CDS encoding phage baseplate protein produces the protein MNRTPGFSLSRRGLMRTGVGASLAALGFGVGAQTASADVTVTKRFDLTESSYDLFRSKDTHGARVQQSFAFDWVNKFLFVATKRSGSDESDGDLCINKMDFDGNYLSYMHLNGFGHGVAFAALPSGSGTELWIECAANTSGYGTALAPIRYTANATLDSPAAAAAYRPISGATEYTCSVDPVYRRMIVRYHTSAGKRIAVYPLSAFETRNFGSPLVDFKRRRSPAPHRATPSTARTCTT, from the coding sequence ATGAACCGTACCCCTGGTTTCTCCCTCTCCCGCCGCGGCCTCATGCGCACCGGTGTTGGCGCTTCGCTCGCCGCGCTCGGGTTTGGCGTCGGCGCTCAGACCGCTTCGGCTGATGTGACCGTGACCAAGCGGTTCGACCTCACGGAGTCGTCGTACGACCTGTTCCGGTCCAAGGACACGCACGGTGCACGCGTCCAGCAGAGTTTTGCCTTCGACTGGGTGAACAAGTTCCTGTTCGTGGCAACCAAGCGGAGCGGAAGCGACGAGTCCGACGGGGACCTGTGCATCAACAAGATGGACTTCGACGGGAACTACCTCTCGTACATGCACCTCAACGGCTTCGGCCACGGCGTCGCCTTCGCCGCGCTGCCGAGCGGTTCCGGCACCGAGCTGTGGATCGAGTGCGCCGCGAACACCAGCGGCTACGGCACCGCGCTCGCCCCCATCCGTTACACCGCCAACGCCACCCTGGACTCGCCGGCCGCCGCGGCCGCCTACCGGCCGATCTCCGGGGCCACCGAGTACACCTGCTCCGTCGACCCGGTCTACCGGCGCATGATCGTTCGATACCACACCAGCGCCGGCAAGCGCATCGCCGTCTACCCGCTCTCCGCCTTCGAGACGCGCAACTTCGGCTCCCCGCTGGTCGACTTCAAGCGCCGACGATCTCCGGCACCCCACAGGGCTACACCCTCTACGGCTCGTACATGTACTACCTGA